A window of the Lactuca sativa cultivar Salinas chromosome 5, Lsat_Salinas_v11, whole genome shotgun sequence genome harbors these coding sequences:
- the LOC111889455 gene encoding serine carboxypeptidase-like 45, whose product MIVRYFGFKLPTTKRLFSIMSEPWILSAKLLFGIILMHTCLKGVESRPTADEVVELPGQPPVTFKQFAGYISLDDAKPRSLFYYFVEAESDSSSKPLVLWLNGGPGCSSVGEGAFVEHGPFKPSGDVLVKNECSWNKEANMLYLDTPAGVGFSYSDEKSFYQSVNDAITAGDNLAFLEKWFENFPEYKNRDFYITGESYAGHYIPTLANLIVQSKSKINFKGIAIGNPLLNIDTDFNLKGEYLWSHGLISDDTYELLNKECNYSTIRRQTESNTLNPKCTLVANQATREIGQSINAYDITLNICLSNVFSQSQVLDNTQGTETKVDVCVEDETTEYLNRKDVQTALHARLVDGNPWAACTDNLNYDMSDLDVPMAPLLASLIKSGIRVFIYSGDQDSVLPLTGTRVVINGMAKELGLKTTIPYRSWFNGNQVGGWTQVYGDFLSYATIRGAAHEAPFSQPERSLALFKAFLDGKPLPQADEMSEKDDPTHAVFRVELR is encoded by the exons ATGATTGTACGCTATTTTGGATTTAAGTTACCTACTACAAAACGCCTCTTCTCAATCATGTCTGAGCCATGGATACTCTCTGCAAAGTTACTGTTTGGGATAATATTAATGCATACATGTCTCAAGGGCGTTGAATCCAGGCCAACCGCCGATGAGGTGGTGGAATTACCAGGCCAACCGCCGGTTACATTCAAACAATTTGCAGGCTACATCTCCCTTGATGACGCCAAACCGAGATCTCTGTTTTACTATTTTGTTGAAGCTGAATCCGACTCATCTTCCAAACCGCTTGTGCTTTGGTTGAATGGAG GACCTGGTTGTTCGTCTGTGGGAGAAGGGGCTTttgttgagcatggtccttttaaaCCAAGTGGcgatgttttggttaaaaatgAGTGTAGCTGGAATAAAG AGGCAAATATGTTGTACTTGGATACACCAGCAGGAGTGGGATTCTCTTATTCTGATGAAAAGTCCTTTTATCAATCAGTGAATGATGCCATTACAG CTGGCGACAATCTTGCTTTTCTTGAGAAATGGTTTGAAAATTTTCCAGAATACAAGAATAGAGACTTTTATATCACAGGCGAAAGTTATGCAG GACACTATATTCCTACACTCGCAAATCTCATAGTTCAATCAAAATCCAAGATCAATTTCAAGGGAATTGCA ATCGGTAATCCACTACTGAATATTGATACGGATTTTAATTTAAAGGGGGAGTATCTTTGGTCTCATGGTTTGATATCAGATGATACATACGAATTACTCAATAAAGAGTGCAACTACTCAACCATAAGAAGACAAACCGAATCCAATACTCTCAACCCTAAATGCACTCTTGTTGCAAATCAAGCTACAAGGGAGATTGGTCAATCCATTAACGCTTATGACATCACTCTCAACATTTGTTTGTCAAATGTTTTCTCACAATCACAAGTTCTCGATAACACT CAAGGTACGGAAACGAAGGTGGATGTTTGTGTGGAGGATGAAACAACGGAGTACTTGAACCGGAAAGATGTGCAAACCGCTTTACATGCTCGGCTCGTGGATGGTAACCCGTGGGCCGCATGTACCGA CAATTTGAATTATGATATGAGCGATTTGGATGTACCAATGGCTCCTTTGTTGGCTTCACTTATCAAGTCTGGCATTAGGGTTTTTATTTACAG TGGCGATCAAGATTCGGTCCTACCTTTAACTGGGACACGAGTTGTGATCAATGGCATGGCTAAGGAATTAGGGTTGAAGACAACTATTCCGTACAGGTCTTGGTTCAATGGCAACCAG GTTGGGGGATGGACACAAGTATATGGTGATTTTTTATCTTATGCAACCATTAGAGGAGCAGCACATGAAGCTCCATTTTCTCAACCGGAGCGATCACTTGCCTTATTCAAAGCGTTTTTGGATGGAAAACCTTTGCCACAGGCAGATGAAATGAGTGAAAAGGATGATCCTACACATGCGGTATTCCGTGTTGAATTACGCTAA